The DNA sequence GATTCTTTCCGAATTGTCCCAATATCCTGTTTCTACTCGGCTATCTTTAACCGGAACTATTATTGTAGGACGGGATATCGCTCATGCGAAACTGCAAGAAAAATTGGATAATGGAGAAGAGTTACCGCAATATATAAAAGATCATCCTATTTATTATGCCGGACCGGCTAAAACACCTGCCGGGTATGCTTCGGGATCTATGGGGCCCACTACTGCCGGAAGAATGGATTCTTATGTGGATTCTTTCCAATCCCATGGAGGCAGCTTAATTATGATTGCAAAAGGAAACAGAAGCCAACAAGTTACAGACGCTTGTCATAAATACGGCGGTTTTTATTTAGGAAGTATAGGGGGACCTGCTGCAATTCTTGCACAAACTAATATTAAACATTTAGAATGTTTGGAGTATCCCGAACTGGGAATGGAAGCTATTTGGAAAATAGAGGTTGAGAACTTTCCTGCTTTTATTCTCGTAGATGACAAGGGTAATGATTTCTTTCAACAGATAAAAAATACTTCGTGTAACTGCTAATTAATTTTATCTTTATATTTAAAAAGCAGCTTAATAATATAAGCTGCTTTTTATCTATATAGAGATAAGATTAGTGTATGCTAATTGATTGTTTGATCTTCTATAAAAGTGTTACTGTTTATCGATTTGTCCTGTTTGAATTTTTGAAATTCTTCTAAATCATATACCGGACATGCTCCTATGTGATTGGTTATAAACGCCCCCAAAGCTATTGCTTCTTTCATAGCATCTAAATTTGAGAACCCTTGAGCTCTTTTAGCTAAAAATCCGGCCAGAAAAGAATCACCACTACCGACTGTATCTTTTATTTCAACTTGTATGGCTTCTGAATATATATATTGATATTGATCACAATATACCGCTCCTTTACTTCCTTTGGTTACAATTAGTCCATCTAAAGAGAATGTTTTACGAATATATTTTACGGCATCTTCTTCAGATGTATATTCTTTCCCCACCCATTCTAACAAAAGCCTTAATTCTGCCTTATTCATCTTTACTAAATCAGCTTTTTTCATAAAATCGATAATCGATTCTTGAGAAATATATGGAGGTCGTAGATTGATGTCAAAAACTTTATATGGCGCAACTTCAATTAATTTTGACAAAGTGTTTTTGGATAAATTATTTCTGCTTCCTAAACTTCCAAATACAAATCCTTGTGAATTCTTTACTAAATTTTCATATTCATCTTTCCATTCTATAAAATCCCAAGCTACGGGTTCTACAATGGTATAATGAGCTTCGTTATTTTTATCTATTTCTGCTATTACAGTCCCTGTGTTGTATTTATCGCTTATCTGGCATTCTTCTGTCGGAATCGCTGCTTCTTGTACTTTGTTAAGCAATTCTCTGCCTAATTCATCATTTCCAACACAACTAATCATTCTTCCATCAACACCCATTTTATTAAGATGATATGCAACATTAAATGGAGCTCCTCCTATTTTCTTTCCTGATGGGAATATATCCCATAATATTTCTCCAAAACAAATGATGGGCTTCGTATTCATATTATTTTTCATTATGTATCTTATTAAGAAGATTGTTTTATTATTAATTTGGAGTTGTACACTCTCGGTTTGAATTTTAAATTTTTATCTTCAATCATGCCGGTAATTATTTCTACAGCTTCTTTGGATATTTCATACAAAGGTTGTTTTATATGACTTACCGGTACTTTAAAAATGTCAAAGGCTTCTGATTCATCAAAAGTAATTAGTGCTAATTCTTCGGGTATTTTTATGTTTAAAGTCATTAGTTTTTTAAGTCCTGCCAATGCTAATTTATTTGTTGCAAAAAATAAGGCATCAATGGGTTCTTCTTTTGATAGTAATTCATCTATAGCATGGGAAACTTCTATATCTATTTTCGCTTCATTAATGTATTTTATATTTTCTGATTTAATAGTTAAACCTCTATCCAACACAGCTCTTTTATAACCATTTACTCTTTCATTTATATGAATTAATTCCGTTTGAAATGATAGTATACCTATGTTCTTTTTTCCTTTTTTTATTAAATGTTCTGTGGCTTGATAGGATGCTCCGTAATTATTAGTAGTAATTACGGGTATTTCCATATTATTATTAAAATATCTGTCTATTAAAACTATCGGAGCATTGGTTTTAGCTAAATCCAATATATACTTTTCTGAGCCTTCTACCGGTAGAATTATAAAACCATCTACCTGTCTGGTAAGAAAAATATCTATTAATTGCTGCAATTTTTCTGCGTTTTCATCGGAACTTCCAATTAATATTACATATCCTTTGCTGCTTATCTCATCTTCAATAATCCTTGCTATTTGAGAAGCAAACGGGTTGGCAATATCTGCAACCAACAAGGCAATGGTATGAGTTTTTTTGGCTTTGAGACTTCGCGCTATGCTATTGGGTCGGTAATTCAGTTCTTTAGCTGCATTTTTTATTTTTTCTGCTGTTAGTTTACTTATTCTATCGGTATGACGACCGTTCAAAACATATGAAACCAACGCAGTCGAAACCCCTGCTTTTAAAGCAACATCTTTAATTGAAACTCTTTTCATAGTAATTGTATTTTATAGCTTAGTCAATAAGCCCTAATTCTTTTTCAATTTGTTCTAAAGATTTTCCTTTGGTTTCCGGAATCCAAAATTTAACAAAAATAAAGGCAATTACAGTAAATATTCCAAAAATTCCAAATAATGCACTGTCTCCTAAATTTGCTCGTATAATTGGTGCAAAATATACAGTTAAAAATGTACAACCCCAGCTAACAGCAGTTGAAAAAGACATTGCTAATCCTTTAATTCTATTAGGATAAATTTCGGATATAATTACCCACATTACCGGAGCAAAGGATGCAGCAAAAAAGGAGATATATCCTAATAAGGCTATTAAAACTCCCATACTATTTTTTTCAGGTTGTAAGAAAGCATATGTCAAATATCCTAAAGAAACAGCCATTCCAAAAGCTCCCCATAATAAAAGAGTTTTACGACCTTTAGAATCAACTAATTTCAAGGCAACTATAGTCATTAATACATTTACAATTCCCACGATCATGGATTGAAGTAAAGCTGTATCACCACCTACTCCGGCAGAACGGAAAATATCCGGTGCAAATATTAATACAGCATTTATACCGGTAATCTGCTGGAATGCTGCTATAAGGGTTCCTATTGCAACTATTTTGCCAGTCTTTCCGTTAAATAATTCTTTACTGCTGGCTTTTTCTTTGTTCTTTTCAGCATTTATGGATTTTTCCATTTCAGGAAGTTCGTTTTTAACATAACTATCTCCTCCTATTTTATTAAGAATTTCTACGGCTTCGTCTTTTTTCCCCTTAGCTAAGAGCCAGCGCGGACTTTCCGGAAATGAGAATACTAAATATAGTAAAAAAATGATCCCGAATAGGGCTGGGACTCCCAACATATACCTCCAACTTTCTTGACCTAAATTAATCAAGAAATAATCAAAAACATAGGCTAAAAAGATACCGATGGTTATTGCAAATTGATTGAATGATACCAACGTTCCTCTTTTATTGGCCGGGGAGATTTCTGAAATATACATGGGGCCCACTACTGAAGTAGCTCCTACAGCGAAGCCGGAAAGAACCCTAAAAATAGTTAATCCTATAAAGCTGGTTGCAAAAGCACAACCTAAAGATGAAATTATATATATAATTGCTGTAATGATCATAACATTTTTACGGCCATATTTTTCAGCTATACTACCTGTAAAAAATGCTCCAATTAAGCAACCTATCATTAAAAAACTGGCAACCGTACCTAATCCGCTATCGCTTAAACTGAAATCTTGCTTTATGAGATCATTGGCTCCGGCAATTCCTGCCATATTTAAACCGAATAATAGACCTCCGTTTACAGCAACGAAAGTAATCCAATATAGATATTTTGTATTCATATTACATTTATGTTTGTGGTTTCATGCAGTAAAATTATATCATTTAATCGATTAAATGATTTTATTTGAAATGAGTTATATCATATTAAAAAATGATAATATTTTTATAGGTGTGGAGATTGATAGTATGAAATTATATTTCTTATTTTTTCAAATGATTCAAAAATAATTTTATTAAATGTAAACGAAAATGAATTCTTAAATTTAAATATTGTTAGGTTGAAAAAAATGATTCATTAACTTTAAAAAGATTTTTAGTTTAAAAAATATAAATCTTTTATCTTTCTAAATTTATTGTTTAAACGTTTAAACATGTTTTAAAATTCTTATATGTAAAAGCATCATACAAACTTATTTAAGAAAGCAATATAATCTTTACTTAATAATTCTTTATACTAATCATAGATATAAATATAGGGGTTTATATCATTAAATTCAAACTAATTGTAATAGTTCGTTTTGCTTGGTTTGGATTTTCTAATTTTCTTAGGCGGATATTTCTTAAACAACAAATTAATTGATGAATTATAAAAGGAAGCTCTAGAAGCGGTAGAGGTATTAAAAGGTTTAGAATCTACAACTTTTGATGTCCAAACTAAATTCTTGGTTTTTGCATCATCAAAATCGACTTTAAACGAATAATTAACAATTTTACTATTATTTTTTATGGGTATATCTACATTAGTACCTAATCCAAACCAACCACTTCCTCCTCCAATTCCTAAATTGACCGAACTATTGGCAGGGTGTGTAAGTTGGGTATAAACTTCCACGGCTACATAAACATCGGGGTTATCAACATCTTTTGTTAAACCTTTGGAAAGCAACACCGCATCCAGGTTTTTCATAAAATTTGTACTGTCTATTTTATTATTAAGTTTTACTTTATTATCTGCATAATAATTATAGGTTTTTACTGTAGAAAAATTATATCCTGAATCATAATCTACTGATAGATTATTGGTTTGACATGAAACCAATGTAATTAATAAAATAAATAGCAGCCAATGAGATTTCATATATTTATATAATTTACATTCAACATAAGTAACAAATTTACTAATATTTTAGTCATATTTTACTTGCCTATCTAAATTATGTCCCTTTTATGTGATTGTTATCAGGTTTACGTTATTTTATCTCAAAACTCTACT is a window from the Apibacter sp. B3706 genome containing:
- a CDS encoding carbohydrate kinase family protein, which produces MKNNMNTKPIICFGEILWDIFPSGKKIGGAPFNVAYHLNKMGVDGRMISCVGNDELGRELLNKVQEAAIPTEECQISDKYNTGTVIAEIDKNNEAHYTIVEPVAWDFIEWKDEYENLVKNSQGFVFGSLGSRNNLSKNTLSKLIEVAPYKVFDINLRPPYISQESIIDFMKKADLVKMNKAELRLLLEWVGKEYTSEEDAVKYIRKTFSLDGLIVTKGSKGAVYCDQYQYIYSEAIQVEIKDTVGSGDSFLAGFLAKRAQGFSNLDAMKEAIALGAFITNHIGACPVYDLEEFQKFKQDKSINSNTFIEDQTIN
- a CDS encoding LacI family DNA-binding transcriptional regulator, encoding MKRVSIKDVALKAGVSTALVSYVLNGRHTDRISKLTAEKIKNAAKELNYRPNSIARSLKAKKTHTIALLVADIANPFASQIARIIEDEISSKGYVILIGSSDENAEKLQQLIDIFLTRQVDGFIILPVEGSEKYILDLAKTNAPIVLIDRYFNNNMEIPVITTNNYGASYQATEHLIKKGKKNIGILSFQTELIHINERVNGYKRAVLDRGLTIKSENIKYINEAKIDIEVSHAIDELLSKEEPIDALFFATNKLALAGLKKLMTLNIKIPEELALITFDESEAFDIFKVPVSHIKQPLYEISKEAVEIITGMIEDKNLKFKPRVYNSKLIIKQSS
- a CDS encoding sugar porter family MFS transporter, with amino-acid sequence MNTKYLYWITFVAVNGGLLFGLNMAGIAGANDLIKQDFSLSDSGLGTVASFLMIGCLIGAFFTGSIAEKYGRKNVMIITAIIYIISSLGCAFATSFIGLTIFRVLSGFAVGATSVVGPMYISEISPANKRGTLVSFNQFAITIGIFLAYVFDYFLINLGQESWRYMLGVPALFGIIFLLYLVFSFPESPRWLLAKGKKDEAVEILNKIGGDSYVKNELPEMEKSINAEKNKEKASSKELFNGKTGKIVAIGTLIAAFQQITGINAVLIFAPDIFRSAGVGGDTALLQSMIVGIVNVLMTIVALKLVDSKGRKTLLLWGAFGMAVSLGYLTYAFLQPEKNSMGVLIALLGYISFFAASFAPVMWVIISEIYPNRIKGLAMSFSTAVSWGCTFLTVYFAPIIRANLGDSALFGIFGIFTVIAFIFVKFWIPETKGKSLEQIEKELGLID
- a CDS encoding DUF4136 domain-containing protein; the protein is MKSHWLLFILLITLVSCQTNNLSVDYDSGYNFSTVKTYNYYADNKVKLNNKIDSTNFMKNLDAVLLSKGLTKDVDNPDVYVAVEVYTQLTHPANSSVNLGIGGGSGWFGLGTNVDIPIKNNSKIVNYSFKVDFDDAKTKNLVWTSKVVDSKPFNTSTASRASFYNSSINLLFKKYPPKKIRKSKPSKTNYYN